Genomic segment of Chionomys nivalis chromosome 17, mChiNiv1.1, whole genome shotgun sequence:
AACAAAACACCCTGACCAATaagcaagttggagagaaaagggtttacttGCCTTACCCTTCCATATTGCAGctaatcactgaaggaagtcaggacaggaactcaaacagggcaggaactggaggcaggagctgatgcagaagccatggaggggtgctgcttactgcctccCCTgacttgttcaacctgcttttttatagaactcaggaccaccagcccagggatgacctaccatgggctgggccctccccactgatcactaattgagaaaatgccttacagctggatctcatggagacatttcctcagctgaggcttctTCAACTCTGATGActcttagcttgtgtcaagttgacacacaaaatcagccaGCACCCTATTGTGGTAGTCCCACAGGATAGGGTGCTGGGACATGTCTCCCAAAAGTTAGGGTTCTTCCTGGACAGAATTAAAACCCTGGATGAACCCCCAGATTGTTGGAAATAAAATCTGGGTGCCAGGGATCCATCTGAGAACATGCAAAGAGCAGGAGtccactggatttttttttttttaatttttgtttgtttgttgtttgtttgtgtcaacctgacacagaTTAGGGTCAGTTGGGAAAAGGGAACCGCAGCTGAGGAATTGTCTCCCTCAGATTGGCCTGCGGCGTGTCTATGGGCTGTCTTCTTGATTCACggttggtgtgggagggcccagcaaACTGTTGGCAGGACCACCCCTGGTCAGGTGGTCCTCCCTCGGTCgtagaagaaagcaagctgaacaagtcatggagagcaaggCAGTTGACAgctcctctgtggtttctgcttcaagctcctgctttggcttcctcCGATGGTGGACCCTGACCTGGTCCCCAACTTGGTCCGTGTTTGTACAGCCACGGGAAAGAGAACTGAAATGATGAGGACGAAGCGTGAGCAGGTCCGCAAGGCAAACGTGTGGTTGCTTCAAGCACAGGGAGCGGGACAGAGATCCGTTTTTATACTGATATGAGGGCACTGTATCTTTTCCTCGGTGGCTGCAGTCTGACCTCAACCTTTCAAGGCTGggtagcttttttaaaaaatgtctcaaaggaaatgatggagaaatgGAGGGGTTGAGTTGGTTGCTCCTGGTGGTTAAGTTTTGGGAATGCAGAAGTTGTGTAAACAGAAAGTTTTACAAGGTGGGGAAGGTTTCAAAATAATATGACAAAGGTTACATTCCAGGGATCACTCTTTGGATAGAAAATATTTGgattccttgtaattatttccttCACAAGATAGGCTCAACCCCCAGTCTTCAATAAGGtaaattaaaaagtcaaattaacagtgagaaacagaaaaggggagttaTTCTACATTGTCAcattgggaagagggacaaagagatccAATGACCACCTCCTTCCCTGTTCCAGTTTGTTTTGGGGGTCCTGACATGAGATTTGGGCTGAAATAGAAGGCAAGAGGTATGTGTAGTTAAGAAGTTACAGTTGTCAGAgcgtgatggcacacatctttaatcccagcactcaagaggcaggggctggtggatctctgtgaccaggccagcctagtctatatagtgagttccaggacagccaggaatacactcaaagaaacgctgtctcaaaaaaaaaaaaaaaaaagcaacagaaaagaagtTACTGTCAAGATGTGCTCCCGGACTTTGGCGTCTTTGCTAAGGGTCACATTGAACTACTGCTGCTCCAGGGCAGTCTTTAGAAATCGGCACCATGGCTGAAGACATCAAGACCAAAATCAAGAACTACAAAACTGCCCCCTTTGACAGCCGCTTCCCAAACCAGAACCAGACCAGGAACTGCTGGCAGAACTATCTAGACTTTCACTGCTGCGAGAAGGCAATGACCGCAAAGGGGGGTGATGTCTCCGTGTGTGAGTGGTACCGACGTGTATACAAGTCCCTCTGCCCTGTATCATGGGTCTCAGCCTGGGATGACAGCAGAGCAGAAGGCACATTTCCTGGGAAGATCTGACCTGGCTCCACCCACCTCTCCTCTGTTCGCTCTCCTCTCCCCATGCAGTAAAGGGGGACCTGGGTATATGATGGTCCTTACTCTGGGACCCTGAATCGTGATGCAGCACCTAATAAAATTTcactgaaaagttaaaaaaaaaaaaaaaaaaagatgtgctcCCATCCACCCATTGTTTCAACTCCAGTCTCTTTTTCAAAGTCCTCAGACAAGGAACAAATCTTTCCTAGAAGCAAGTTCACCCTCTAAGCCTAGGCCTTGTATGAGATCCTTGGTAAAATTCCAGTTTCTTTGGGTCCATTCTTTCAATGGCCTGATAGTCAAAGGGAAGGCCCAAGTATTTCTTCAGAATATCTTTCTGCAAGGATGGTTACAGAACTTCTGGACCACCATGAAGCAGGCCAGTGTAAGCATTATCCGAGCCtcgaaagggaaacagaaaagggaacattaaaaagataatagtggccgggcggtggtggcgcacgcctttaatcccagcactcgggaggcagaggcagacagatctctgtgagttcgagaccagcctggtctacaagagctagttccaggacaggctccaaaaccacagagaaaccctgtctcgaaaaaccaaaaaaaaaaaaaaaaaaaaaagataatagtgATGAGAAACATGCAAATTTGAtgaagatataaatataaatatcccAGCAGACTGGATATTCCTCAAGTTAAAGGAACTCGAAGACGCACGCAGAGGACAGACTATAATTAAACCATTAAAAGATGAAGACAGAGGAGCAATTGTAAAAGCAGCTAAGGGCCACAGCTTGGTGCCAGGCAGCCTCATCCTAAGACCCAGATTAGACGTTGCCCAGGTCACGCTCAACTACAGCTATGTGTCTCCTCCCTCACAGCCGATTCCATGTGCAGGGCCCAGGCTACCAGATGTGACAAACTCACAGACAAAATGGGttcaccctcccactccccccaaatTCTCAAGGTCATAGTCCCACCCCGAAGTGCAGTCTGCGTTACTGTCCCTCTTGTAGCCCAAACCTGAGAACTTGCACTCACTAAGAAAATCAGCACATTTCTCATGCAAACGGGAGGCCAGAAGATCAACAGGGTTTAAGAGATTAAGGTGGGCATCTATACACAGCTCATTGGTCAACCTGGATCAAGTGGACACATTAGAATGGAACCAATGCATGATCCAGTGGCGACAGACCTGAGTACACACCCCAAAGAATTTAAAGTGGAGCCTTAAGGGATTCAGACAACAGAGTACCTTGCAGCATGATTCAGGATCCCTGAAACAAGGAAGGCACTCAAATGTCAGCAGGCCAGTGGGTCAAGTCAAATGCTGTGTCTTTACAATGGTGTATAAATTCTAAGGTCAGTATATTAAGTGAAAGTATGCTAGTGAAAAAGACGGCATGAGGTCATGCATGTGAGCTATTCAAAGTCCTCAAAAttctagagaaagaaaatagaaaggtgGTTCCAGGCACTGTCATAGGGAAATTGTGGGGCTATTATTATTACCTGACATAGattcttttcaaagtaacacatatattgtttgaaaatttATGAACTTATGCATTGTATTTTGGCCATATCTATCCACTGCTAACTCCCTTCAACTCTTCCTAGTGCC
This window contains:
- the LOC130889039 gene encoding cytochrome c oxidase subunit 6B1-like is translated as MAEDIKTKIKNYKTAPFDSRFPNQNQTRNCWQNYLDFHCCEKAMTAKGGDVSVCEWYRRVYKSLCPVSWVSAWDDSRAEGTFPGKI